The genomic segment TCTTATAGATTATTTTCTAGTAGTTTTTCTGGAATTTTTATTCCTAACTCTTTTGCTACCGATTCATTTATTAAAAGTGGGTATTGTAATGGCATTGCCACAGGTATATCTGTTATTTTCTCACCATTTACTATTTTTCCAATCATCTCTCCAATTATTACACCAGACCCTTTATAGTCTACTTTAAATCCTCCAAGTGCTCCCTCTTTTACAATCACTTCACCATCCATTGCTATAACTGGTATTTTTTTAGCTTTTGCCTTTGATAAAATAAGTGGTGATGATGACATTGTTAAATTATCTGTTATTGTGAAAAGTACATCTGATTTATTTAAAACAACATCTAAAGCTGATGGTAGTTCATTAGTTGAAGTTATTCCAACATCCACAAGGTTCATATTATTATTTTTTGTAATCTCTTTTAAAAGTTCTACGTTAACTTCTGAATTTTTTTCACTGGGATTAAATATTATTCCTATTGTTTTTGCTGATGGTAAAATCTCTTTAACTAAATTTACCATTAGTTCTGGTGGAACTCTATCTGAAACTCCTGTAACATTGATTTTATCAGAAGTTACACCTGCAAGTTCAGGATTTGTTATTGCTCCAAAAAGTATTGGTATTTCATTAGTTGTATTCATAGCACTCTGAAGAGTAGGTGTTGATATAGCAACTATAAAATCTTTTTTATTTTTTTTAAAGTTATTCATTATTAATTGCTGAACAGTCATATCTCCTTGTGCAATTTGAGAATCAAGCTTAAATTCTAATTCGCTTTTTTTCAATCCCTCTTCCACACCGATTCTAACTGCATCTAATGCTGGATGCTCAACTATTTGAGATATTCCTATTTCTAACGGTTTTCCAAAGCTAACTATATTGATTAATGCCATTCCTAATATAACATTTAAAACTTTTTTCATAATTTCCCACCTCTTATTTTATTTTTTATAAAAAACATGATGCTTGTCTTAAATCTCAAAATTTGGATAATAGTCTCCGGATAACTTTATCGTTTATTTTAAAATAAAAAAGACCCTTAGGAATAATATCCTAAAGGTCTAAATAAAACATTTCTGAATTATGATTTAGGATACAGTCTCTATTTTTACAATTACAAATAGACTCATATCCCAATAGATATAAGCCTTACTCATAGTAATAGTAATAATAGTTTCTGCTAACTCCTTTTATATTCATAATTCATCATGCTCCTCATTTTTTATTTAACTTATAAATTGTTTTTGGTCATTTATAAGTTTAGGTAAGTATATACTTAAAAAACTATAATGTCAACATTTTTTTGAAAATTTTTTTTTATTAAATCCCCTTTTGAATTATCTAACTTATAACTAAGTATGTCTTCGTCAGATATTTTTTGTATTTTTATTTTTGTAGGTTTTACTATATTCAATTTTGTATTAATATCAACTGTTGATCCTTTAGAACTAAATGTTACCATAAAATTTAATACAAAAAAAAGAAATAAATACAACTTCTTCATTTTAATCCTCCTTAAAATTCAATAAATAAAATTTTAATTAAAATAAAGTAGTATCTACTTCTTTTTATACTGCAACTGGCTGCCATTTTAAAGGCCCTATAGCTTTGCGTCACACAGTTTCCCATGCTTTGCCTTTATTTTAATTGTTTATAATTTAATATATATACTAAATATGTACCATTTTCAAAAAAAATTGTCAAGAACTATTTACTATTTTGTCCTATTATTCCTACTCCTATTTCATTCAATATTATTGTATCTTCATTTTGAATAGACTTGGAGTCTGTTGGTAATTCTTTAAAGATTATATAACTTTTATAATCTTCATTTTTTTTAAATTCTAATTTTTCATTTCTTTTAAACTCTAACTTCACTATTTTTTGCTCTTTTGGTTTTAATATTATAAATTTTGGAAAACATTGTAGCATTGGTTCTAAACTCCTATTTTGAAACTCTATTGGAGTTTCAAAATAGGGTAAAAGCTTTATTGTTTTATCACCATTATTTATCAAGTAAATATCTGTTACAGAATTCTTTTTTAAATCCAACTCTATTTTTGTAGGATTTATTAATAAATTAAAATCCCTTGATAAGATAACACTAAAACAAAATAAATAAATTAGTAATAACTTTATATAAAACACACTCCTTATCTTTATAATTTAAATTTTCAACTATCAGATAGGGTAACATTCAAATAAAATTGTCCATTGTGTTGCCCTTCTAAGGTGCTATTTTCAGTTTCTAAAAGAGTTCCATTTAAAATAAAATAACTATTTCCATTGTCGCTTTCTTTTTGCTCTGAACTTACTGAAAAATTCCCAGCCTTAACTTCAGAATCTCCATTTCTTAAACTTACTTTCCCTTCAGAATCTGTAATTGGAGTTAAAGTCAACTCCATTCCTGATAAATTCTTTAGAACTATTTTAGAATTTGCAGTTTTTGTATTATCTCCTTTTAAAACTGTTCCAAAGTCTAGAGTATCCTTAGATACTATTTCAAAAGTTGGTCCTGGTGTTCTTAGCGTAACCGTATACTCTCTTCTTACCAAACCTGATTTTTCTTTATGAATAATTTTAAGAACATGGGAATTTCCTACCCAATTTTTAAGAGATATTGAAGCTAATCCTTGATTATTATAAATTATATCCATTCCTAAATTAAATTTTTGAATTGCCACAGTAGTATCACCTGAAGGATTCATCTCTTTAGAAGCTAATAGGGTCGTTCCATCTAACACTTCTAACTTTCCATCATTTAATTCTAATCCATTGATAAACTGCCCTGAGTTTAGATTTACTTCTACACTTTGATTATTTGGATTTCCTGCAACATCAAAGTTTATTATATCACCTTTTGTATAGCTATTTGTAAATTTTATTTCTATATTGTTATTAATTATTAAATCTTTTTTTATCGTTAAATTAGGGTAATCCCTTTCAACAATTCTTGAAGGATCTGAATCTATTGGAAATTTATATTTATTACTTGAATAACTTCCTTGAACAAAGGCTATTTTTTCATCAGTTTGAAGAGAAACATTCATTTCAGAAACACTTCTTGTATAAGATAAAATCTCTTTTTTATCTGTATTTTTAATTTTTATAGCTAATTTTGCAAAAACTTCCTCTCTACTATTATTTGAATAAACCCAAATACCTAAATTGGAATTTTCACCACTTTTTTGTGCTCCTCCTTGAATCAATGAATTCCCCTCTAATACTCCACCTCTTAATTCTTTAAAATATGGATAAGTTTTAAATTTTGCATTATAATTAGCAGTATAAGTAGTTCTATTAACTAAATTTGTATTTTCTTGGAATAAATAACCATTTGCAGCACTTTCCTTTTTACCTAAAGCTATCATTGGAATCTGATTATCATTTGAAATCATACTTTTCTGTTGAAAATATACAAATCCTGATTCTTTTTCTAAATCGTTATTTTCTATTAACTCTTTTTCACCAATCTCTAAATTATTAAGTTTATAATCATACTCAAAATTTCCTGTAGAACTCTGATTTCCACTATTTTTCTTAAATTTTATTTTTGGATAAATAATCTCTCTAATCTCCCCCAAAGCGGTATTTGGAATATATATTTGTGTATTTCCATTATTTGCCGAACTTGGGATTAAAGATATTTTATAATTATCATCATATGGTATTTCAACAATATCTTCATTTTTTGTATATGCATATTTTTGGATTGATTCTAATATATCCCTTGAAAGTGCTATTTTTATTTCTGCATCTAACGTAGCTTGTGATGATTTTTTTTCATAAGTTGCTAACGTTACAGATCTGTTTCCAGAATCAATACCAATTTCCCCTTTTAATTTTTTTTGAAATAAAAGGGCATTATCACCTACACTTATTTTTTTTAAATATGGATAAATAGATTTTCTCTCTCCTATATTTAGAAAAACATTAGGTACTTCATTAAAGCCTGCCATACTCGTTGTATTACTCCACTTATCGATACCCCCAACATATTCCCAACTTGATTGAGTCCCTAAACCTAATGCTGGAGATAAATCTATTCCACTTTGTGATGTTTTTCTCCATACAGAAACTCTACCTAAAGATATAATATAAAAATTGTCTGAAAATTTTTCAATTTCATTTTCATCTATTATATGATCTCTTAATCCATTTATATTGTAACTGAAATAATTATTATATTTATCTGGATTTTTTCTTATATATATTTTAGGGTAAGGAAGAGTTATCTTATTATTACTCAAATTTTTATTAGGAATATCATAAAACCCATTTCCACTAGAACTTCCTATAACTAGAGATATTTGATTTGAATCTCCAAGATTTTTATAAGGTATCTCCACAAGTCCATTTACACCAGACACATTACTTGCATAACTTTTAATCTCCTCTATTGTCAATGCATCTATTTTAATGCTTAAATCAGCTTCTACAAACTCATTTTTACTTGTTTCATATGCTCCTATAGCTATTTTATTAGAGGAATCCTCTTTTATATTATGAAAATATATTTTTCTACTCTGACCTATATTTCCTGATGGATTTGAATTTTTATACTTTAATTGAGGTTTCATTTTTCCTGTTATAGAACTATTATTAAATTCAACCTTGATACTTTCTTCAGAACCTTCAACTGGTAGTCCACCATTATGATTTTCCTTTCTCCAAATACTCTCATTTCCTAAAGCAATTATAGGAAAAAATTCAGAGCCACTATTTAATCTTTGCTCAAATCTAATGTTTATAGGAGATGAAATAAAATCTCCAGTATGATTTGATTCTATTATTATATTTCCATCATTGTTTACAACATAACTAAAATCTGATATTGAACCAACAGCAAAATTCTCTTTAGGTAAAGTAAACTCAGCCTTATAAATATTTTCAACCATACCAGATTTATTATTTAAAACAGCTAGATAAAGTGTTTCTGGTTTCATCTCATAAGAAACTTCTAAAACTTTATTAACACTATTCCCCGTTAGGCTATAACTTATATTTTTAAGTTTTATTTTTTCTCCATTTTTTAACTTAACTCCCTGCTCTAAAACTTTATTCATTTTAGATTTTTCATTTTTTTTCATATAAGTTCCAGCATTGTCTAAACTTTCTAAAATAAAAATATCGTAGTTATTAGTATCTCTTACAATTCTCTTTTTTTCTGCAGCTTTTTTTAGATCTTTAAAATCAAAAATAATTTTCTTTTCCTTTTCGTATATCACTCCAGTTATTTTATCTGTTTTTATCTTTAAAACTTCAATATCTAAATTTGCTTTCTCCCTTTTAGGTAAGGCCTCTACCGTTGTAACTTTAGTTTCAGAAAAACTAGTTAAGAAAATACAAATAAATAATCCCATATTTATCAAAAATCTATTTATTTTTCTCACTCCCCTTTTTCACATATTGAGAAACTACTATTGGAATATATCCCACATACTCCCCTTCCACATCAATAACTTCTCCATCATTAATATTTTTTCGATCTAAAACAGCATAAAAAGGAATATGTTCCCTCTCCTTAGTAACAATCATCTCTTTTTTAGACGATTCCATTCCCAATTTCTCAACTTTTAACCATTTTCTACGATTTGTCATAAGGTTGTATTCTGGAAATTCAAACATTATTTTTTTTCCAATATCTTCCTCTTTATTGTCTGTAAAAACTTCTATAATACCTTTTCCCAAAACTTTATCTTTATCTAAGTGAGTGGTATTGATATTTGTAAATCTCATGGGTTCTACTATTTTAACTTTTATTTCAGAAAAAGTTACATTTCCAATGCTAGCTAATAAAAATATTAAAATTGTTTTTTTCATATTTACTTCCCATCCTTAACTTCAACTGTTATATAAACTCTTTTTCTATGTAATCCCTCTTTTGTAATATTAGAACCGTCAATGCTTAAAATATTGTCATCTACAATTTTTTTATTAATATATTTAGGTGAATATATTTTCGTATCAATTTTCCCATCATTATCTAAATCTAACTCTTTTTCAGAGTATTTTAAAACATAGTAGTCCTTTTTTTCAGGCTCTTTATTCATCTCTATTTCAAATGGAATATCAAGTTTTTGATTGTCAATAATCATAGCTTTTATCTCTACATCTGATATTATTTCTAAAGGTACTATAACTTTAACTTTACTTTCCATCATAATTGTAGACATTTTTTCCAAAACCCAAACATCTTCATTTTCATCTAC from the Candidatus Cetobacterium colombiensis genome contains:
- a CDS encoding ABC transporter substrate-binding protein — translated: MKKVLNVILGMALINIVSFGKPLEIGISQIVEHPALDAVRIGVEEGLKKSELEFKLDSQIAQGDMTVQQLIMNNFKKNKKDFIVAISTPTLQSAMNTTNEIPILFGAITNPELAGVTSDKINVTGVSDRVPPELMVNLVKEILPSAKTIGIIFNPSEKNSEVNVELLKEITKNNNMNLVDVGITSTNELPSALDVVLNKSDVLFTITDNLTMSSSPLILSKAKAKKIPVIAMDGEVIVKEGALGGFKVDYKGSGVIIGEMIGKIVNGEKITDIPVAMPLQYPLLINESVAKELGIKIPEKLLENNL